A single region of the Plantactinospora soyae genome encodes:
- a CDS encoding roadblock/LC7 domain-containing protein, whose amino-acid sequence MTSTQDLGWLLANFADRVPGVAHAIAVSADGLLLASSRDLPRDRADQLAAIASGLVSLTQGAARCFEGGAVLQTVVEMDNGFLFLMSISDGSSFAVLAARSCDVGQVGYEMALLVDRVGDALTPPTRAAAGMLS is encoded by the coding sequence ATGACATCTACGCAGGATCTCGGTTGGCTGCTGGCCAACTTCGCCGATCGTGTGCCCGGCGTCGCCCACGCGATCGCTGTTTCCGCGGACGGTCTGCTCCTGGCGTCGTCACGCGACCTTCCGCGCGACCGGGCGGATCAGCTCGCCGCGATCGCGTCCGGCCTGGTCAGCCTCACCCAGGGAGCGGCGCGCTGCTTCGAGGGTGGTGCCGTGCTGCAGACAGTGGTCGAGATGGACAATGGTTTCCTGTTCCTGATGTCCATCTCGGACGGATCGTCGTTCGCGGTCCTCGCCGCCCGCAGCTGTGACGTCGGACAGGTGGGGTACGAAATGGCACTCCTCGTCGATCGGGTAGGTGACGCGTTGACGCCGCCGACCCGGGCCGCCGCGGGAATGCTCAGCTAG
- a CDS encoding GTP-binding protein: MSHRPTAGRVTSAKIVIAGGFGVGKTTLVGSVSEITPLTTEAIMTSAGVGVDDTRQVPGKTTTTVAMDFGRISIDRDLILYLFGTPGQTRFWFMWDELVRGAIGAVVLVDTRRLADCFAAIDFFEHRRLPYLVAINCFDGMQYHDPQDVRDALAISSDVPVVACDARNRESTKHVLISLVEYVLTMRRTRAVAPA; this comes from the coding sequence ATGTCGCACCGCCCAACGGCCGGGCGCGTGACATCGGCGAAGATCGTCATCGCCGGTGGCTTTGGCGTCGGCAAGACGACGCTGGTCGGCTCGGTCTCGGAGATCACGCCGCTGACCACCGAGGCGATCATGACGTCGGCTGGTGTAGGTGTCGATGACACCCGCCAGGTGCCGGGCAAGACGACCACGACGGTCGCCATGGACTTCGGTCGGATCTCGATCGACCGGGACCTGATCCTGTACCTGTTCGGCACGCCGGGCCAGACGCGTTTCTGGTTCATGTGGGACGAACTGGTGCGAGGGGCGATCGGGGCGGTGGTCCTTGTGGACACCCGCCGGTTGGCCGACTGCTTCGCGGCCATCGACTTCTTCGAGCATCGGCGGCTGCCGTACCTCGTGGCGATCAACTGCTTCGACGGTATGCAGTATCACGACCCGCAGGATGTGCGGGACGCGCTGGCCATCTCCAGTGACGTTCCGGTCGTCGCGTGCGACGCCCGGAACCGGGAGTCGACCAAGCACGTGCTGATCTCGCTGGTCGAGTACGTGCTGACGATGCGGCGTACCCGCGCCGTCGCCCCCGCCTGA
- a CDS encoding DUF742 domain-containing protein — translation MAERDEPTGALVRPYAVTRGRTRPRLDIALEALVETTVRGRSAGNGNGGQGREHQYIAALCDGRLQSLAEIAARMQLPLGVARVLIADMAADGMVAVHEPTILDDSNDAVGTELLERVLSGLRRL, via the coding sequence ATGGCCGAACGCGACGAGCCGACCGGCGCGCTGGTGCGGCCATACGCCGTCACCCGTGGTCGTACCAGGCCGAGGCTCGACATTGCCCTGGAAGCGCTCGTCGAAACGACGGTGCGCGGTCGGTCCGCCGGGAACGGCAATGGCGGCCAGGGCCGGGAGCATCAATACATCGCCGCGCTGTGTGATGGTCGGCTGCAGTCGCTCGCGGAGATCGCGGCGCGGATGCAGTTGCCGCTTGGAGTGGCTCGGGTCCTTATCGCCGACATGGCTGCCGATGGCATGGTGGCGGTGCACGAACCGACAATTCTGGACGACTCAAACGACGCGGTGGGCACTGAACTGCTGGAGAGGGTGCTGAGTGGACTTCGCAGGCTCTGA
- a CDS encoding ABC transporter substrate-binding protein — protein sequence MAGPAVEAWTLSRRGLLAAAATTLLAACGRDEEQTGPPGTGAKELVIGASLELSGVGKVLGVQQERALQITADTLNEVGVPVGNLRRNIRLVVRDNASDPRVAAQHTAELATRENVHALIGGCLAETSLAIAPVAQQQQLPFISFAGADNITLPLAQRTFVFRLTPDARDVARALAQLIRTQRHERVALLAASGAHGDSGVRAITAALRGVDSELVRSVRLPRAENADFGPAAERIAGKNPEAVIVWATAPYAGAAARALRKADYTGPILFDSGAVAEETLSPENAPAVEGAYAVHPISLGGSSLTNTTTAGLARRDFVYRYVHQHGSFSGFAPYASDALQLVVNAARLAKSVDRGRLRAYLGNQITEGIAGAYSFAPIRHGGMDADSLGVFTVSSGAWSRVS from the coding sequence ATGGCCGGACCGGCAGTCGAGGCGTGGACGCTGAGTCGACGTGGTCTCCTGGCGGCGGCGGCAACCACCCTGCTCGCCGCCTGCGGCCGGGACGAGGAGCAGACCGGGCCGCCCGGCACCGGCGCCAAGGAACTGGTGATCGGCGCGAGCCTCGAACTCAGCGGGGTCGGCAAGGTCCTGGGAGTGCAGCAGGAACGCGCGCTCCAGATCACCGCCGACACCCTCAACGAGGTGGGCGTGCCGGTCGGCAACCTCCGCCGCAACATCCGACTCGTCGTCCGGGACAACGCCAGCGACCCGCGCGTCGCCGCCCAGCACACCGCCGAACTCGCCACCCGCGAGAACGTGCACGCGCTGATCGGCGGCTGTCTCGCCGAGACCTCGCTGGCGATCGCCCCCGTCGCACAGCAGCAGCAACTGCCGTTCATCTCCTTCGCCGGCGCCGACAACATCACCCTTCCGCTGGCCCAGCGGACCTTCGTCTTCAGGCTGACACCGGACGCCCGCGACGTGGCCCGGGCGCTGGCCCAGCTCATTCGCACGCAGCGGCACGAACGGGTCGCCCTGCTGGCTGCGAGTGGCGCACACGGAGATTCGGGCGTACGGGCCATCACAGCGGCTCTGCGGGGCGTGGACAGCGAACTGGTCCGGAGCGTACGACTGCCGCGCGCCGAGAACGCCGACTTCGGCCCGGCCGCGGAACGGATCGCTGGGAAGAACCCCGAGGCGGTGATCGTCTGGGCGACCGCGCCCTACGCCGGCGCCGCCGCCCGGGCACTGCGGAAGGCCGACTACACCGGACCGATCCTCTTCGACTCCGGTGCCGTCGCCGAGGAGACCCTCTCCCCGGAGAACGCGCCGGCGGTCGAGGGGGCGTACGCCGTGCACCCGATCTCGCTCGGCGGCTCGTCGCTGACCAACACCACGACCGCCGGGCTGGCCCGTCGGGACTTCGTCTACCGCTACGTCCACCAGCACGGCTCGTTCAGCGGATTCGCCCCGTACGCCTCGGACGCGCTACAGCTCGTCGTCAACGCCGCCCGGCTCGCCAAGAGTGTCGACCGGGGCCGGCTGCGGGCCTACCTGGGCAACCAGATCACCGAGGGGATCGCCGGGGCGTACTCGTTCGCGCCGATCCGGCACGGCGGGATGGACGCGGACTCGCTCGGTGTCTTCACGGTCTCCTCGGGTGCCTGGAGCCGGGTCTCCTGA